TTTATGGACCCACAAGATGCCATCTTGGGTTTCCAGCATGGAGACTTCGGTACACTGAAATAGTGTAAGTAAATTAGTAAAGTGCTACGATGTTATTTTTATAGGAGTAAATTCCTCATTGCTGCTGTTTTTGTCAATTCTTAAGGTGCCAAGAACTTTTCTCGGATATGCTTCAGTGGATTACTTTGTAATAGTCCCACCACAGTTGCATCTGTTTCTGCTTGAAATTGTGTAAATAGACTATTGTGCTATTCTGGCCCGGTCACTGTGGTTTTAGTTCATTGCTTTGCCTGCTTTTTGAAATATCTTAGGCATTGGTATCATTGAAATTCGGATTTCAGGTAGAATCCCTATAATAATTGATCTATCCTGCTTCTTCCCCCtcccgagagagagagagagagagtgcgcGCTATTTTTTCCTGATACTGGCACAAAACGTTTTAATGCGACTTTTGTAAATCGCGTTTGTTTTGCTATAAATATTGACTATTTGAGTGTGTCAAATGCCAATTTCAGTTCTTGCATCAGAATGGTTCGCTTGAATTATTTCTTGTTTGCTGTATGTTGCAGACATATGGGGCCATTGAAGTCTATGAGTTATGGTTCCCTTGTTAAAGCCATTTTCAAGTACACTATGGTGCATCAAAATTATGGTAAGGTTCTTTCTCTTGATCTCCCAAATGACCTTCCATCATAACGCatgcaaaaaaataaacaaaaacaagagtCCTAAGTAGGATAAAATAGAAGACTTTTAAATACAGAAGGAAGTAATTAATTCCGTTAATCTATTCTCAGAAACAACTGATGCTCTGGTCGCTGTGCCTTCATGTGgtcaaaagtttgaaacaagTTTCCATCCCCCTCCTTTTGGGATCAAGGAAAACTATCATGTTATTCATCTCCATTTCCATCTTTTTACCTTATTTGGCGAGTTTAATCTAATGAAAAATGGTGAGTTGTTGCTCTTCATTGATAGGTGGAGGCTGTGGTTGGTTTTATCATGTCGAGCAATGTGCGGTCTAAGTTAATAATTTCTGTATTCCAATAAACGACTTTGGGATCTGCACTTCTTGGTGTCTTAAACCTCATTTTTTAttagctttcttttttctttttatgtcAAAACTTGAAAGAATGCTTTTTTATTGGTTTGTGGGCATATTTTGAATAATAAACATGGGAAACGCAAGTGAGCCTCGGTATAACCTGAATTTATTGTTTGGTCCGAGTAAGAGgggaagagagaaaagggagggtTTGGGAGTAGAATTCGAGATATCTTATGATTAGGTGGCGTCTCGGGAACACGATATAACCTGAATTTCATTGTGCTTGATTTCAATTCTTCCCAGGTTCATAAGCAATTTCATCCGCAGTGACGTCATCTTGTGGGACGAGCAGAGTTCGGAAGATGGACCTGACAGACGCTGCTAGTATGGTTTGCATTTTATTGAGAATGTTCTTCTTTGATTGTAGGACCAAAGTTAAAAGGTATCTATTGGCTTGTATGCCCAATTGATTGACCTTTTCGTAAACTCATCCCGTTGTAAACTCATCACGTGATGGAAAATGTTTGTACTCCATTTgctctttttttcctcttagGAGTAGGGGGTTGGGAGATGTCTTGGTCCTATGGGGTTGGGACATATATAGTTGGTGGCATTAGTTGAAAGGAATAATAAGAGGAAAAAAAGGCTTCAATTGTTTATCATGCTTCTTATCTACCATCGCAATTTCTATGTGCCTGGGAAAGAACAATTGACTCTAAATGTAAGAGATGTACTTGACAGCTGCAGCATCACGAACGTAaaaccacaaatttcttctGCCCGCCACCACGCACAGTGCTGAATTTGCTTAGTGCAAGAAATTAAGAGGGAATTGAATGCAAGAAACCACGTCACTTTTGACTTATGACTTAATTCTAGTACAAACACGGCAGAGCAACTTGAAGAGAAGCACCGGCCGTACCAATAAGCAAAGATGTTTCATTTTACACCTTCGCCAGGTTCTATTCTTACGCATAACACGTCCAGGTTAAATGATTCACTAAGGTTCTACTGGTATCACAACAACAGAGACTCATTCCACGACTTCCAATTACATAAGCGATACAATATGCAAAGTGTGTTGTAAAAAAGCAAGGAATTTCAATAAATTTTGCTGGGGAGAGTTTGCAATTTAATGTCTCAGTCAACAAGATGTTCCAAGAAGGTTGCAAAACAAGCATTGCCTGGCACCTGCTAAATGGCACATGTCCAATGCCATGCCGTGCTGCCACTTTGCTTGTGCAACATCAAGCCCCGCTATGCTCTGCCATTTTTACTAGCGCAAGTCACTGTTTGGAAAACATGCTATAGCTTCACGTATCACGTCTACGTTTTAGTATTCTGTTTCTAAAACCCCATCAATTAGACCAAACTCCATAGCCTGCAATTAAGATAGCCATGAAGAAATGCTACTTTTGCTAACAAATGTGGCAGCTACAGTAAAAAAAGCCGATGTTCTCAAACTAATTCCACTTAATGGACAAAGTCTTTTAATAATTTGTGTAATATAAACTAAAAGGAGAGGACAAAGCTAGCAGCATTACCTCAGAGACAGATAAGAAACGATCCCTTTCAGTGTACTGTTGCACTTTCTCAAGAGGTTGGCCAGTAAAACTAGCGTACATTCTGTCAATATTCTGCATTACATAACAATTTAAGGAGTGAAGAACTATAAGTTGACAGGTAGTAGAAGtactaaaagaaattataacAAGTCTGGGATCACAGATAAATATCATACTAACAGAAACCCAGCCTAAGCAATCAAAGTTTCATTGACATCAGAGGAGAGATGTTCTATACAAAGAAACAACAAATTGGTTGTTGGTTTCTGTTTTAACAACATGTTGGTATACCAAATTCCAGCAAAGAAGCCGGAAGAGCCAATCATAAACTGAAATAATTAGTGGAGAACATCAAAGTAAAGAAGCTGATTAGGAAAGAAAACTGACATGACGAGATTGAACTGCTTCATTCACTTGGCGCCTTACATCCTCCACATGTCCCTGCAAGAAGAAATAAAACCATTTGTGACGGACAGTTAATCAATCTTGCCAAGCATAAAAAATGGTTTCTTTATGTCAAAAGAAGCTAGCAAAACGGTGGTTTCTTTGTGTCGAAATAAAGATCTGCCAAAGATAAAATAACCTATTTATCATCATTCTGTACCATCCTGTCCTTTCCTTctaggaaatgaagttgaataaGGGAAACCCAAGAGTAACAGAAAGTTGGTGCACACACCATTGCACTTTATAAGCTATTATTAAATTTGTTCctcattctctctcttttttaagGTCCATCAATGATGACATTTACTCCAAAAgcagaaaaaattgaaataaagaaTGGCATTGTACCCCGCATCCACTTTGCGGTTGATGTATCATAATACGTGCATTTGGCATCGCATACCGCATGCCCTTTTCTCCACCAGCAAGCAGCAGCGCACCTTGGCTTGCAGCAACTCCAAAACATACTGTACCGACCTTAGGCTTTATCAGAGACAAAACAATTGCCAAAAGAGAAGCTACGCTTGTAAAAGCAATGAGTGAAGACATTAAACCAACTGCAAATCTTCTAATTACAAACTCTTAAAAAAACATCGAAAATTCAAGCATAATATGAGCTTTACAGAGGAGAAAAGGCATGCAATATCAATCCAAGTATAAAATCACTGACAGAACTTTGAAAGAGTAGTTATGCCTACCCAGGACATGCAATCGTAGATTGCCAAGACAGAGTAGGTGCTCCCTCCTGGGCAGTTCAGATACATCTGACATGCAGAAAATGCAATACTGGTTATCAATTATTCATGTCACTCTActaaaattttaactttatgGTTGATAGGTAATATAACATCACCAAAATATCAGTATCTTCATCAATAGTGGCCAGAGTCACGAGCTGTGATATAACTTGTTGAGCCACCTGAGAAGTAACTGGCTGACCAATAAAGATAATGCGATTCCTAAATAGGACAGTACAGAGATCCAGCGGTCCCCCTGGTGTCATTACAGCCGGCATAATGGGAGGGTTCCCTTTTTTGGCTTCTATAGGACCATAACTGTAGGCGATGAAATATCATAAGAACATAGTGTCTCAAAATCAAGGAAACCATTCTCCATGTAAAAGATGAGCATGAAAAATCTAAAAGAAACTTTGGATACTGTCCATGTCAAATCTGCACCACAAACAACCAATCACAGAGAATTAAATTGTCTTTAGTGATTAAGTGATAGTAAAGATACTAATGTTAGGCACTTTTAGAACAAATATTTCAACGACAAGGTGTACTCTGGTCCACTACAACGAGTTTTGAGAGGAAGCCCTGAAGCAAAATTCAACAATATCTACAAAGGAACATTTCATTATTGCCACCACAATTATTTTCTAGACACCACTTCATCGCAGATGGAGTTCCTTTTTTCACCCTAGCTAGTAGCTAGGCAAAAATAGCCTAGACATATATTTCATGTGGGCATGTTCAAACTTAATGTACTATTTGCATAATAACAGCATAATGCTGGATATTTGAGATGGAGACAGCCACCTTATTGGATCAGTACAACAGTCTTGTATCTACTTTGATTTCTCAATAGTTGAAAGCCCATGAAATGTGGATGCTTTATGCCCCAACCTCAGAAAAAAGAATGCCATAACTTTTTCTTCCTCAGACAATAAGCATAAGATAGCTGAAATtttttaacttaaaaaaaaaacccctaaAAAAATGATGGTATTAATTAGATAGGAGCAAAATCGTCCTTATGTTACACCTTTAATAGTCAACAATACTAAATTGTGCATGAACATTCGTTCCTTAAAGAACAATCCAATCCCTTCATGACATTCATAACAGTGAGTTCATTTTGTCCCAAACACGCAGAAAATGAACATAAAGACGCATTACACACATGGAAATGAGCATACATTTAGAGTAGGGACTAATATTTGTAAGCTTAATACAATACAAGGAGACGATAGACAACCTGGAATTCGAGCCAGCACAAGGATCATTCTGCTCATGCTTTAACAAGAACCCGTTTGTTTTACTAGATAATCCTGCTAATTTACCAATAACGTTGTTAAGAAACTGATTGGAACAATAATTAACAAATGTTCCTAAAACCAAATAAGGACCTGATTGTACGGGgaaagaagacaagaaaagaaaatgaaaagatagTACACTTCTTTCCCCAATGggtattaaaaataataaataatttagGTTTATTATCAGTTCAAAAATATCAAACACTTACCAATTGCAGATAAATCAGCACGGGGATTGGGCAGAGCAGATGGTAAAGATCGCTTCTGATTCCTAAGAGAAAACAATCTATAAACAGAATTGAAATTATCAAAGTAACAACAAATAAGTGCAGCTTTGAGTATCAGTGTGTGTGTCTCTGTATTGTGAATTTGAGGATACCCATCAAGGGATGACGCAGCTAAATACGGCGTCGTTCTCGGTGGATAAGAGACTCTGGGTGAACAAAACGGAGCTGCAATTGTTGAAGCCACCATTTTTCTGATTATGCTCTCGCAGTCTCTGTCTATGCAGGAACGAGAAGCAGCAGAGGAGACGGGGCTGCGTACCACGGCAGCCTCGACAAGGTTTGAAAGGGGATAAGAAGTAATCAAACTAAGAACTGGGCATCTTCGCAAATAAACGAAAGGTAAAGGACTCATGACGATAATTAGTGTCAACCATCGCCAATAAAACATATTAAAATCTGTTAATCGAATGAAACCATGTAATTAGTTGGTGagtatttgaaattttattaggCTTATAAATTGGAGTGTATGTTTAatatggtttttttttcctaaagaaAAGAGGTTAttggtagtttttgaaaattttattttagttataaaggTGAGAGAAACTACTTAAATGTGAGGGTCAAGAAAAGATGAGATGGTTGTAAAATAAGATTAGCAAGTAATTGAACATGATAAGAAGACTTAGATATGTATAGCGGTAAGAGTCATATaactttttaaaaaacttaggattcgtttggattagctgtttttgggattgtttttcaaaaacaatactgtagcatttcgtttttcaaatacaagtccgtttggattagttgtttttgggattgtttttcaaaaactatatgaaaaacttttactgtagatgttttatggattatttttagatgtatttttaaaacatgttttcgattatttttataatttataatttttataataatatacatttatacatttataatacatttataaatatttataaataaatatatttatatatttatatacaaatatataaatgtattatgttatatataatacataattaaatatatttataaatgtataaaagtatattattataaatgtataaattataaatgaatattatataaatgtataaatgtataaatgtgagGATTGAGGAGAGACAATCAATCACCCGTCTCTGCAATTCTCCATTTTGCAGCGACTTtcctttcttgtcttcttaCTTCTTCTTCATATGCATCTCTTTGCTGTTCAGCTACATTAATTCTTTTCAGAAGCTCAGGTATGACCTCCGTTGACTGGCTGCACATCTCCTTGTCAATCCAATGCCAAAATCTGCAGCCACCATCCGCGCATACCGCAAATCTCTGCCCAGCAGCCACAATCCGCGCATGACCCTCGATATTTTCTCACACCTGTACAATGGAAAAGGCGGATTGTTGGTTTCTCGCATGCTTCCAGTTCAGCAACTTCTTTGGCTGCAATggagtttttctttgttcaagttCGGGAAGGAGTCCCATTTTACCGAGTGGAACACAGGTCATTGTGGATAAAAATGCCCTTCGTATTTCAGCGTGCGTCTCACGTGGTCGTAGATTCCGTCAGTATTAACTGCTAATTTTGACAGAAGATCTAACATTTTATACTTTAGATAGATCGGGGGCCAAAagtttacttttaattgtttgggGGTCAAAAGTTCATCATGCTAATAGTTTGAGGGCCACTGGGACTTTTTGCCCTTTATCATATAatctaatgaatgaaaactATAATATCAAAATGATTGTGGAAGTGTGaataacaaaaatgagagtgcaaataacattt
This portion of the Coffea arabica cultivar ET-39 chromosome 2e, Coffea Arabica ET-39 HiFi, whole genome shotgun sequence genome encodes:
- the LOC140036145 gene encoding ATP-dependent Clp protease proteolytic subunit 6, chloroplastic-like, coding for MCSQSTEVIPELLKRINVAEQQRDAYEEEVRRQERKVAAKWRIAETDFNMFYWRWLTLIIVMSPLPFVYLRRCPVLSLITSYPLSNLVEAAVVRSPVSSAASRSCIDRDCESIIRKMVASTIAAPFCSPRVSYPPRTTPYLAASSLDGLFSLRNQKRSLPSALPNPRADLSAIGLSSKTNGFLLKHEQNDPCAGSNSSYGPIEAKKGNPPIMPAVMTPGGPLDLCTVLFRNRIIFIGQPVTSQVAQQVISQLVTLATIDEDTDILMYLNCPGGSTYSVLAIYDCMSWPKVGTVCFGVAASQGALLLAGGEKGMRYAMPNARIMIHQPQSGCGGHVEDVRRQVNEAVQSRHNIDRMYASFTGQPLEKVQQYTERDRFLSVSESIAGLDVAQAKWQHGMALDMCHLAGARQCLFCNLLGTSC